One genomic segment of Scylla paramamosain isolate STU-SP2022 chromosome 9, ASM3559412v1, whole genome shotgun sequence includes these proteins:
- the LOC135103680 gene encoding LOW QUALITY PROTEIN: U-scoloptoxin(19)-Tl1a-like (The sequence of the model RefSeq protein was modified relative to this genomic sequence to represent the inferred CDS: deleted 2 bases in 1 codon) has translation MRAACSTYIHTLCRLTPSVVFRLLWSHPACAPLPRCLSHSSAQDCKMMMVVMVALVMVAACQGQPGSQVYNENACSSKGGLCARSEFCPEDGKMEEGLCPKQQADGVECCQKLPTNLTSCGDRGGECVPTKNCGNAPTEDAECPLGQVCCIFVN, from the exons ATGCGGGCAGCGTGCagcacatatatacacactctGTGCCGGCTCACCCCATCAGTAGTGTTCCGCCTGCTGTGGTCACATCCTGCCTGCGCCCCGCTCCCTCGCTGCCTTTCACACTCCTCAGCACAAG ACtgcaagatgatgatggtggtaatggtggctcTGGTGATGGTTGCGGCGTGTCAAGGACAGCCAG GAAGCCAG GTCTACAACGAGAACGCGTGTAGTAGCAAAGGCGGGCTCTGTGCGAGGTCTGAGTTCTGCCCCGAGGATGGCAAGATGGAAGAAGGCTTGTGTCCCAAGCAGCAGGCCGATGGCGTTGAGTGCTGCCAGAAAC TTCCTACCAACCTCACGAGCTGCGGGGATCGCGGGGGAGAGTGTGTTCCTACCAAAAATTGC GGGAACGCCCCTACAGAAGACGCAGAATGTCCCCTAGGCCAGGTGTGCTGCATCTTCGTCAACTAG